In the Cydia splendana chromosome 2, ilCydSple1.2, whole genome shotgun sequence genome, one interval contains:
- the LOC134805079 gene encoding anosmin-1 isoform X1, whose product MRTGFKMQSTIFGLLVIVLLASDVLSISRRFSKLQTDALSKTRCDLMCIEVNKESRTQCRSQCRMQEQKPGTCPGNDIVQWQVACVKACDLDYQCDGTQRCCHHGCSSTCSEPVDLLTLPGLPALPVIEEVKEKRKSILIRWSDGVGDLARAVPGRILYLLEEQNHLGPKYEEARLAGWNLLLRTNKTKISLRNLLKPGRWYRFRVAAVSSTGSRGFSSPSSPFTPRKGPRAPSPPKRLSVRPVRTENGTVTVRLEWKEPNSDLPVNRYKVFWSRRVRGVTGDLDSVLVNHQTVSKDKTYAEIKELTPNAMYFFQVQTISQFGTGKLRSDKAAVFYNTTSTHVGNPSSEWRSDMVSVTKKTKSIYTYLKKKARTETDLPPQSLKKQDKRVIVKGLKLHKVIWQNGKLKARISWNPISKIEIRRYVVQWRTEKCENPQHEHKILSATTEQTTFEIYELDYHCTYKVNVNKSRKSLSPDSEIIVNVPGCDYFQRRMNGTKINCET is encoded by the exons atgagAACTGGATTCAAGATGCAGAGCACGATATTTGGACTATTGGTTATAGTGTTATTGGCATCTGACGTGCTATCAATATCAAGGCGATTCTCAAAACTACAGACGGATGCACTGTCCAAGACGAGGTGCGATTTGATGTGCATCGAGGTCAACAAGGAAAGTAGAACACAA TGCCGCTCACAATGCCGGATGCAAGAGCAAAAGCCGGGAACGTGCCCCGGTAACGACATCGTGCAGTGGCAAGTCGCTTGTGTAAAGGCCTGCGACTTGGACTACCAGTGTGACGGCACCCAGCGATGCTGCCACCACGGATGTAGCTCTACCTGTAGCGAACCCGTCGACTTACTGACGTTGCCAG GACTTCCAGCATTACCAGTTATAGAAGAAGTCAAGGAGAAGCGGAAATCAATCCTCATCAGATGGTCTGATGGAGTTGGAGATCTGGCCCGCGCAGTACCCGGCAGGATTTTGTATCTACTTGAGGAACAAAATCATCTCGGACCCAAGTACGAGGAGGCAAGGCTTGCAGGATGGAATCTGCTATTAAGAACCAATAA AACGAAAATTTCTCTCCGCAACTTGCTGAAACCAGGCCGGTGGTACCGCTTCAGGGTAGCCGCTGTCAGCTCGACCGGTAGCAGAGGTTTCTCATCTCCTAGCTCACCCTTCACCCCCAGGAAGGGGCCCAGAGCGCCTTCACCGCCCAAACGGTTGAGTGTACGCCCGGTGCGAACTGAAAACG gtaCAGTAACCGTTCGTCTAGAATGGAAGGAACCCAACTCGGACTTGCCGGTAAACAGATACAAAGTGTTCTGGAGCCGTCGCGTTCGGGGCGTGACGGGTGATCTAGATTCAGTTCTAGTGAACCATCAGACAGTGTCTAAG GACAAAACATACGCTGAAATAAAAGAGCTGACACCTAACGCAATGTATTTCTTCCAAGTACAAACGATCAGTCAATTTGGCACCGGCAAGCTTCGAAGTGATAAAGCGGCAGTATTTTACAACACCACAAGCACCCACG TTGGCAACCCAAGTTCAGAATGGCGCTCAGACATGGTATCGGTTACCAAAAAAACTAAGTCCATCTacacctatttaaaaaaaaaagcgcgAACGGAAACCG ATTTACCGCCACAGTCTCTTAAGAAACAGGATAAAAGGGTTATTGTCAAAGGCTTAAAGTTGCACAAGGTTATTTGGCAAAACGGAAAATTGAAGGCTAGAATATCCTGGAACCCTATATCTAAAATTGAGATTAGAAG ATATGTTGTACAGTGGCGAACGGAAAAATGTGAAAATCCACAACACGAACATAAAATTCTTTCGGCAACCACTGAG CAAACTACTTTCGAAATCTACGAATTGGATTATCATTGCACTTACAAAGTGAATGTAAATAAATCACGGAAAAGTCTATCTCCTGACTCAGAAATCATCGTTAATGTTCCTGGGTGTGACTATTTTCAACGACGAATGAATGGCACAAAAATTAACTGTGAAACTTGA
- the LOC134805079 gene encoding anosmin-1 isoform X2 yields MRTGFKMQSTIFGLLVIVLLASDVLSISRRFSKLQTDALSKTRCDLMCIEVNKESRTQCRSQCRMQEQKPGTCPGNDIVQWQVACVKACDLDYQCDGTQRCCHHGCSSTCSEPVDLLTLPGLPALPVIEEVKEKRKSILIRWSDGVGDLARAVPGRILYLLEEQNHLGPKYEEARLAGWNLLLRTNKTKISLRNLLKPGRWYRFRVAAVSSTGSRGFSSPSSPFTPRKGPRAPSPPKRLSVRPVRTENGTVTVRLEWKEPNSDLPVNRYKVFWSRRVRGVTGDLDSVLVNHQTVSKDKTYAEIKELTPNAMYFFQVQTISQFGTGKLRSDKAAVFYNTTSTHDLPPQSLKKQDKRVIVKGLKLHKVIWQNGKLKARISWNPISKIEIRRYVVQWRTEKCENPQHEHKILSATTEQTTFEIYELDYHCTYKVNVNKSRKSLSPDSEIIVNVPGCDYFQRRMNGTKINCET; encoded by the exons atgagAACTGGATTCAAGATGCAGAGCACGATATTTGGACTATTGGTTATAGTGTTATTGGCATCTGACGTGCTATCAATATCAAGGCGATTCTCAAAACTACAGACGGATGCACTGTCCAAGACGAGGTGCGATTTGATGTGCATCGAGGTCAACAAGGAAAGTAGAACACAA TGCCGCTCACAATGCCGGATGCAAGAGCAAAAGCCGGGAACGTGCCCCGGTAACGACATCGTGCAGTGGCAAGTCGCTTGTGTAAAGGCCTGCGACTTGGACTACCAGTGTGACGGCACCCAGCGATGCTGCCACCACGGATGTAGCTCTACCTGTAGCGAACCCGTCGACTTACTGACGTTGCCAG GACTTCCAGCATTACCAGTTATAGAAGAAGTCAAGGAGAAGCGGAAATCAATCCTCATCAGATGGTCTGATGGAGTTGGAGATCTGGCCCGCGCAGTACCCGGCAGGATTTTGTATCTACTTGAGGAACAAAATCATCTCGGACCCAAGTACGAGGAGGCAAGGCTTGCAGGATGGAATCTGCTATTAAGAACCAATAA AACGAAAATTTCTCTCCGCAACTTGCTGAAACCAGGCCGGTGGTACCGCTTCAGGGTAGCCGCTGTCAGCTCGACCGGTAGCAGAGGTTTCTCATCTCCTAGCTCACCCTTCACCCCCAGGAAGGGGCCCAGAGCGCCTTCACCGCCCAAACGGTTGAGTGTACGCCCGGTGCGAACTGAAAACG gtaCAGTAACCGTTCGTCTAGAATGGAAGGAACCCAACTCGGACTTGCCGGTAAACAGATACAAAGTGTTCTGGAGCCGTCGCGTTCGGGGCGTGACGGGTGATCTAGATTCAGTTCTAGTGAACCATCAGACAGTGTCTAAG GACAAAACATACGCTGAAATAAAAGAGCTGACACCTAACGCAATGTATTTCTTCCAAGTACAAACGATCAGTCAATTTGGCACCGGCAAGCTTCGAAGTGATAAAGCGGCAGTATTTTACAACACCACAAGCACCCACG ATTTACCGCCACAGTCTCTTAAGAAACAGGATAAAAGGGTTATTGTCAAAGGCTTAAAGTTGCACAAGGTTATTTGGCAAAACGGAAAATTGAAGGCTAGAATATCCTGGAACCCTATATCTAAAATTGAGATTAGAAG ATATGTTGTACAGTGGCGAACGGAAAAATGTGAAAATCCACAACACGAACATAAAATTCTTTCGGCAACCACTGAG CAAACTACTTTCGAAATCTACGAATTGGATTATCATTGCACTTACAAAGTGAATGTAAATAAATCACGGAAAAGTCTATCTCCTGACTCAGAAATCATCGTTAATGTTCCTGGGTGTGACTATTTTCAACGACGAATGAATGGCACAAAAATTAACTGTGAAACTTGA